One part of the Gossypium raimondii isolate GPD5lz chromosome 1, ASM2569854v1, whole genome shotgun sequence genome encodes these proteins:
- the LOC105775408 gene encoding uncharacterized protein LOC105775408: MDEMVSRFKDLELGLENGVSLSVGEDSRFSKVEGSSVEGSLSSDASNSGRVCVENLLLVNVEGQEDKSGKENKLVKEKRKSLGHKKPPKPPRPPRAPSLGAADQKLIKEIAELARLKRARIERMKALKKLKATKPATSSSSNMFAMVFTIIFCLVIMFQGMSPGSTPSTYQGSPSPAESGLTSLQSSTNPSASVRNQPGSQSPYLVEQVAGLESHGKLSKSSG; the protein is encoded by the exons ATGGATGAGATGGTTTCTAGGTTTAAAGATTTAGAACTTGGCCTTGAAAATGGAGTATCTCTTAGTGTAGGTGAAGATTCTAGGTTTTCTAAGGTTGAAGGCAGTTCCGTCGAGGGGTCTTTGTCCAGTGATGCTTCGAATTCCGGTAGGGTTTGTGTCGAGAATTTGCTGTTGGTGAATGTAGAGGGACAAGAGGATAAAAGTGGTAAGGAGAATAAATTAGTGAAGGAGAAACGTAAAAGCTTGGGTCACAAGAAACCTCCTAAACCTCCTAGGCCACCTAGAGCTCCGTCGTTGGGGGCGGCTGATCAGAAACTAATTAAGGAAATCGCGGAACTCGCACGGTTGAAGCGTGCGAGAATCGAACGGATGAAAGCATTGAAGAAATTGAAAGCTACTAAGCCGGCAACATCTTCTAGTAGCAACATGTTTGCTATGGTGTTCACTATCATTTTTTGTCTTGTCATAATGTTTCAAG GAATGTCACCTGGAAGTACACCGTCGACTTACCAAGGCTCTCCTTCCCCAGCAGAAAGTGGTCTAACCTCACTTCAATCCTCCACGAATCCATCAGCAAGCGTTCGAAATCAACCCGGTTCTCAATCTCCCTA TTTAGTGGAACAGGTTGCAGGTTTAGAATCCCATGGAAAGCTATCAAAATCTTCTGGATGA